A single region of the Pseudorhizobium banfieldiae genome encodes:
- the phoU gene encoding phosphate signaling complex protein PhoU, with translation MPSSHITSAFDEELKYLARRISEMGGLAEQMCGDAVRALVNSDTALAQKVISDDVILDHAEREIGEKAIVTIAKRQPMAADLREVIGSLRIAADLERVGDLGKNTAKRVIAVQETGIPRNLARGIEHLSELALVQLKEVLDVYVTRSAEKAEAIRERDEEIDAMYTSLFRELLTYMMEDPRNITSCTHLLFCAKNIERIGDHATNIAETIYYMATGSQPEGERPKDDRSNTLSAVLSDD, from the coding sequence ATGCCATCATCCCACATCACGTCGGCCTTCGACGAGGAGTTGAAATACCTGGCCCGCCGGATTTCCGAGATGGGTGGCCTTGCCGAGCAGATGTGCGGCGACGCGGTTCGCGCTCTGGTCAATTCCGATACGGCACTTGCCCAGAAGGTGATTTCCGACGACGTCATCCTCGATCACGCCGAACGCGAGATCGGCGAGAAGGCGATCGTGACGATCGCCAAGCGCCAGCCCATGGCGGCCGATCTCCGCGAGGTGATCGGATCGCTTCGCATCGCAGCCGACCTGGAGCGGGTAGGGGACCTCGGCAAGAACACCGCAAAGCGGGTGATTGCGGTTCAGGAGACGGGCATCCCGCGCAATCTGGCGCGCGGGATAGAGCATCTGTCGGAACTGGCGCTGGTCCAGCTCAAGGAAGTGCTCGACGTCTATGTCACGCGCTCGGCAGAGAAGGCGGAAGCCATCCGCGAGCGCGACGAGGAAATCGACGCCATGTACACCTCGCTGTTCCGCGAGCTCCTCACCTACATGATGGAGGATCCGCGCAACATCACGAGCTGCACCCATTTGCTCTTCTGCGCCAAGAACATCGAGCGCATCGGCGACCATGCAACGAACATCGCCGAGACGATCTACTACATGGCGACCGGCTCGCAGCCGGAGGGTGAGCGGCCGAAGGATGACCGGTCCAACACGCTGAGCGCCGTCCTGAGCGACGACTAG
- the pstB gene encoding phosphate ABC transporter ATP-binding protein PstB yields MNLMSEAIVEKTLEKKMNDLSYKMIGQDVSVYYGEKRALFDVNLKVRKNTVTALIGPSGCGKSTFLRCLNRMNDTIDIARVTGTITLDGADIYDPDIDVVELRARVGMVFQKPNPFPKSIFENVAYGPRIHGLARSKADLDQIVESSLQKAGLWNEVKDRLHEAGTGLSGGQQQRLCIARAVAVSPEVILMDEPCSALDPIATARVEELIHELRANYSIVIVTHSMQQAARVSQRTAMFHLGHLVEEDDTDKMFTNPNDQRTQDYIMGRFG; encoded by the coding sequence ATGAATCTAATGTCGGAAGCTATCGTCGAGAAAACGCTGGAAAAGAAGATGAACGACCTATCGTACAAGATGATCGGCCAGGACGTTTCCGTCTACTACGGAGAAAAGCGCGCCCTGTTCGACGTCAACCTCAAGGTTCGGAAGAACACCGTCACAGCGCTGATCGGACCTTCCGGCTGCGGCAAGTCGACCTTCCTGCGATGCCTGAACCGCATGAACGACACCATCGATATTGCAAGGGTAACTGGTACGATCACCCTCGATGGAGCTGACATCTATGATCCTGACATCGATGTCGTGGAGCTGCGTGCGCGCGTAGGCATGGTCTTCCAGAAGCCCAACCCGTTTCCGAAGTCCATCTTCGAGAACGTTGCCTACGGCCCCCGCATCCATGGTCTTGCCCGTTCGAAGGCCGATCTCGATCAGATCGTGGAAAGCAGCCTACAGAAGGCAGGCCTCTGGAACGAGGTGAAGGATCGCCTTCACGAGGCCGGGACGGGTCTTTCGGGCGGGCAGCAGCAGCGCCTGTGCATCGCCCGCGCGGTTGCCGTGTCGCCGGAAGTCATCCTCATGGACGAGCCCTGTTCGGCACTTGACCCGATCGCCACCGCAAGGGTGGAGGAACTGATCCACGAACTGCGGGCGAACTATTCGATCGTCATCGTCACCCATTCCATGCAGCAGGCCGCACGCGTGTCGCAGCGGACCGCAATGTTCCATCTTGGCCATCTCGTCGAGGAGGATGACACGGACAAGATGTTCACCAACCCGAACGACCAGCGCACGCAGGACTACATCATGGGTCGCTTCGGGTGA
- the pstA gene encoding phosphate ABC transporter permease PstA encodes MTPAATNGALVDWHSAEMKARRKARYAADRRLQIYGMVAITFALGFLAVLLGTLTFTGYKAFTQTVATVEIDLSSQDIDRAELMEANWRNIVKDALLTTAPGELSRSDERAYMSLFTSSAPYLIREAVLKDRSLLDRSSAYRIPLSDPLDQLAKGEVDRATPENQRRVSDQQIAWYDSLVEQGVISQPFNWALFFNADSRFPELAGLAGAISGSFWALLVCFLISFPVGIAAAIYLEEFAPKNRFTDLIEININNLAAVPSVVFGLLGLAVFLGWFGLPRSVPLVGGLVLSLMTLPTLIIVTRASLKSVPSSIREAALGVGASKHEAIFHHILPLAMPTIMTGTIIGLAQALGETAPLLLIGMNAFITSPPGGVMEASTALPTQIFIWADSPERGFVARTSAAILVLIGFLILMNAIAIFLRQRFERRW; translated from the coding sequence ATGACACCGGCTGCTACGAATGGAGCATTGGTCGACTGGCATTCTGCCGAGATGAAGGCCCGCCGAAAGGCGCGCTACGCGGCGGATCGGCGCCTGCAGATCTACGGCATGGTTGCGATCACCTTCGCACTGGGATTTCTTGCGGTTCTTCTGGGAACGCTGACATTCACGGGCTACAAGGCGTTCACGCAAACGGTGGCGACGGTAGAAATTGACCTTTCGTCACAGGACATCGACCGCGCAGAACTGATGGAAGCGAACTGGCGCAACATAGTCAAAGATGCGTTGCTGACGACCGCACCCGGCGAGTTGTCCCGGTCGGACGAGCGCGCCTACATGAGCCTCTTCACGTCTTCCGCGCCCTATCTCATCCGCGAGGCTGTGCTGAAGGACCGTTCGCTGCTGGATCGGAGCTCCGCCTATCGGATTCCCCTTTCCGATCCTCTCGACCAACTCGCGAAGGGCGAGGTGGATCGGGCCACGCCGGAGAACCAGCGCAGGGTCTCCGATCAGCAAATCGCCTGGTATGACAGTCTTGTCGAGCAGGGTGTGATTTCACAGCCCTTTAACTGGGCATTGTTCTTCAACGCGGACAGCCGGTTTCCTGAGCTTGCAGGTTTGGCGGGAGCCATTTCGGGGTCTTTCTGGGCTCTTCTCGTGTGTTTCCTGATCAGCTTTCCGGTCGGTATTGCCGCGGCGATCTATCTTGAAGAATTCGCACCGAAGAACCGGTTCACCGACCTGATCGAGATCAACATCAACAATCTGGCGGCCGTGCCCTCCGTCGTCTTCGGCCTCTTGGGTCTCGCCGTCTTCCTGGGATGGTTCGGCCTTCCCAGATCAGTTCCGCTTGTCGGCGGCCTTGTTCTTTCGCTGATGACGCTTCCGACGCTGATCATTGTGACACGTGCGTCGTTGAAGTCGGTTCCTTCGTCTATCCGGGAAGCAGCCCTCGGCGTCGGCGCGTCCAAGCATGAGGCAATTTTCCACCACATCCTGCCGCTCGCCATGCCGACGATCATGACCGGAACCATCATCGGTCTTGCTCAGGCACTCGGCGAGACGGCGCCACTTCTGCTCATAGGAATGAACGCATTCATCACCAGTCCTCCAGGAGGCGTGATGGAGGCATCGACGGCGCTTCCAACGCAGATTTTCATCTGGGCTGACAGCCCGGAGCGTGGGTTCGTGGCCCGCACGTCCGCCGCAATCCTGGTGCTGATCGGCTTCCTGATCCTCATGAACGCAATTGCGATTTTCCTCAGACAACGCTTCGAACGTCGCTGGTAG